The Nostoc sp. PCC 7524 nucleotide sequence GATATAGTTGGCTTACAACCTAAAATTCAACCAACACCTATAGCCCCATCTAACCCTGTTACTATCCCTACACCAGTCATTCCCCCAGCTATCAATCCTTTACCACAGTTGCAACCTTTACCACCAATCGATCTATCTCCTACCCCACAACCTCCGCCAACACCTACCGCTACACCAACCCAGGCAAATACAGAAATCAAACCAGCAGCAGATGGACGTTACTACATAGTGGCAGACAATCAAGGGGCGAGTTCTTTGGCGGCTGCTAGACAGGTAGTTCCAGACGCTTACCTATCAAATAATCAAAAATTAATTTATCTGGGCGCTCTTAAAACAAAAGCAGAAGCGCAACAACGGCTCAAGCAATTACAAGCCAAGGGCATTCCAGCTAGGGTACAGCAGCCATGAGGGACAAAAATTTAAGATAGGATGGGTAAGACGTTGACAATCTAGCCTGCCTGTTAACCGTCGCTACCCTGAATTCGACATTAATTTTTGTAAATTTTCAATTTCCCAAAGGGATCTGAGTGGAGAGCCGACATGGAATTGATCAAGCGGATCGTGAGAGTAGTCAACGCTAATCTCAATAGTTTGCTAGGCAGTGCCGAAGATCCAGAGAAAGTTCTGGAACAAACCGTCATGGAAATGCAGGAAAACTTGCTGCTATTGCGCCAGGGAGTAGCCCAGGCGATCGCTACCCAAAAACGCACTGAACGCCAAGCCGCATCCGCCCAGTCAACCGCCGAAGAATGGTATCGTCGCGCCCAACTGGCTCTACAACAAGGCAATGAACCTCTAGCCAAAGAAGCCCTTACTAAACGCCACGCCTATCTGGAAACTGCCACAGCTTTAACTAACCAAATCCAACAGCAAAATGATATTGTAGTCAGGCTCAAGCAGGATATGCGGACACTAGAGTTAAAAATTTCTGAGGCGAAAACTAAAAAAGATATGTACATTGCTCGCGCTCGTGCCGCCGCCGCCTCCTATAAACTCCAAGATATGCTCAGTGAAGTTTCCGCTACTAGCAGCTTGAGTGCATTTGAGCGCATGGAAGAAAAAGTTTTACAAATAGAAGCCCAATCAGAAGCAATTAGTCAACTTGATAGTAACGACTTAGAAAAACAATTTGCCTCCTTGGCAACTGCTAATGATGTTGATGGCGAACTAGCAGCGATGAAAGCCCAGGCGTTGGAGGATGCCAACAAGACACAGCCACAGCAACTACCTGAAAGTCAAAACTCTGAAAAATTGGGCAATCCTTAAATATAGGATATATCTTAACAATTAGGGGGTGTTGGCAGGTACCGAACCAAACCGGAAAGATTACATTAAAAATGGAAGTTATTAAATAGTAAAAAAGCGAACTACCCAACCAAGCGCGTAAACTTCACAAGGGAAAACAAAGTTATGGGATTATTTGATCGCATTAAGCGAGTTGTCGGTGCAAACCTCAATGATTTAGTTAGTAAAGCTGAAGATCCAGAGAAAATGCTGGAACAAGCCATCCTGGAAATGCAGGAAGACTTAGTTCAGTTGCGTCAGGGAGTAGCCCAAGCGATCGCTGCCCAAAAACGGACTGAGAAACAGTATAACGACGCTCAAAACGAAATTAATAAGTGGCAACGCAACGCCCAACTCGCACTGCAAAAAGGCGATGAGAACCTAGCCAGACAAGCCCTAGAACGTAAAAAAACTTATACCGAAACCAGTACAGCCCTCAAAACTAGCTTAGATCAACAAAGCACTCAAGTTGAAACCCTCAAGCGCAACTTAATCCAGCTAGAGAGCAAACTTTCTGAAGCTAAAACCAAGAAAGAAATGCTCAAAGCGCGGATTACCACTGCCAAAGCCCAAGAGCAACTCCAAGGCATGGTGCGGGGGATGAATACTAGCAGTGCCATGGCAGCCTTTGAGCGCATGGAAGAAAAAGTCCTGATGCAAGAAGCCCGCGCCCAGTCAGCAGCCGAGTTAGCAGGCGCAGACTTAGAAACCCAATTTGCGCGGTTGGAAGCGGGTAGCGATGTTGATGATGAACTAGCAGCCTTGAAAGCATCTCTAGCACCTGCAACCCCACCCAATCAACCCCAACTCCCCCCCCAACAAGAACAACAATCGACTGCTCCCAAATCTAACGAAGTGGTTGACAGTGAGTTGGAAGCCCTACGCAAGCAATTGGATCAAATGTAATATTTGCAGAATACTAACTATAGCTAGTCCCACGCCTCTCGGTTGTGGGATTTTGTTTTTTAGTCAACAACAGGGTGTTGGGGGTAGGGTGTAGGGTGTGGGGTTGTCGTAGACAGAGGCTACGGCAACCCCACACCCCGCCCCATCTAGGATAGTTTTTATTTATCTAAAAATCTGGTTTTTTGACTTTTAATCAATATTTCAATAAATAAATCTTATTTTTTAGCCCGCACATTTCACAATAATTTTAATTTTCGGCTTACGTATCATAGGTTTTGAGCATTTTTACCCTTGATCAGCCTAATTTATACAAAACTTATAAGTATCTGTATATAATGCAAGCAATTACTTGCATTTACAAGCAAGTTCTTACATAATTTTCAAGAACAACTAAGCCTCAAAAACAGCACCAACCAGTGCGCGTTTTTTCGATTGCTGGCAATTCATATCTTTATCGTCTCCAGTCTGCATAAACATATCTACATTCAACTGAAAGCTGATTATTCTCAAGAAACAAGGCAGTCGCGATGGAACAGATTTCACAGCCAAGAATCAAAGAGGGACTAGGATTTTTACGCAGATCAACGCCCCGCTACCACTAACCGTACTTACAAGACAGCTATTCATGAGCGATCGCCCACAGTTCAAGCTATAAAAAATATCACACAAATTTCCCTAGTTAACATTATTTGGACAAGTCAACAAAATATGTCTCAATCAGATAATTCTCAATCTTCAGTACCTGTTGATATAGAAAACTCTACAGATGACGAAACTCAAGAAAGCTCCTTGGTAGAGGCAGAAAAACAATCTATACCTAATCCTCGCTGGCCTGTGATTGTCGGCATTATCTTAGTAATTGCAGGTGGTGGTTTTGGCTGGAAGTGGTGGCAAAGTAGCATGGCTGGGAATGCACCACCAGGGATGGCTGCGGGGAAACCGATGGGGATTCCCGTAAAATTAGCGACAATAGAGACAGAAACATTACAAGAAAGCTCTGTATTTGTCGGTAGTTTAGAAGCTCCACGTTCAGTGGTATTGAGTCCAGAAATTGATGGACGAGTCAGCCAAATTTTAGTGAAAGAAGGCGATCGCATCCAAGAAGGCCAAGTAGTAGTTCGTCTGGAAAGTGATGATGTTCAAGCCCAGTTATTGCAAGCCAAAGCCTCATTAGAACAGTCCCGCGCCCGCCTAGCCGAACTTAAAGCCGGCACTCGCTCTGAAGAAATTGCCCAAGCCAGAGCGCGTGTAGCCCAAGCCCAAGCACGGTTAACAGATGCCCAAACAGGAGCGCGTCCACAGGAAATTGCTCAAGCAGAAGCACAAATCGAATCAGCGAAATCTGATTTAGAGTTAGCCCAATCCAGAGCCAAACGATACGAACAATTACGAAAAGAGGGAGCAGTTTCCCAAGACGTTTTAGAAGGATATCTCAGAGAACAGCGTAGTGCCGAAGCGAGATTACGGGAATCCCAGAAAAGGTTAGAACAACTGCAAAAAAGCCGTAGCTCCGATATTACAGAATTAGAAGCTGCCCTAGAACAGCAAAGACAAAACCTCAGACAACTAGAGAACGGCGCACGCCCAGAAGAAATAGCCCAAGCGCGATCGCAAGTTACCCAAGCCGCCGCCCAAGTCAAAGCGGCAGAAGTACAGGTGCGTTACACCAACGTCCTAGCACCATTCACAGGGATTGTCGGTGATATCCCAGTCAGAGTTGGCAGCTTTGTCAGCCAAGGTGATCAACTCACCACACTGACGAGAAACAGCGCCTTAGAACTGAATATATCCATTCCCATCAACCAAGCCACACAATTGCGGACAGGATTACCCGTCCAGATGTTAGATGCCCAAGGCAACCCCACCGCCACAGGTAAAATTAGTTTCATCGAACCCAACGCCAATGCTAATTCCCAAACAGTCTTAGCCAAAGCCACCTTTAGCAATGGCACGGGACAACTACTCAATCGCCAGTTAGTCCAAGCCAAAGTAATTTGGAATGAACGTCCAGGGGTGTTAATTCCCGTCACAGCCGTATCTCGTTTAGGTGGAGAAACCTTTGTATTTGTCGCTCAAGCCCCTGAAAAACCCCAACCAGGAGCGCCTCCATTAGTAGCTGTACAAAAATCAGTGAAATTGGGAGCGATTGAAGGTAACAATTATCAAATTCTAGAAGGACTAAAAGCCGGTGATCAAGTTGTAGTTTCCGGCATTCTCAACCTCACCAACGGCGCACCCATTATGGAAGGGAATAGGGAGTAGGGAGTAGGGAGTAGGGGATAGGGGATAGGCAATAGGCAATAGGCAATAGGCAATAGTTATTATCCTCCACTCCCCTGCTCCCCTGCTCCCCCATCTCCCCCATCTCCCCCATCTCCCTCATCTCCCCCACTCCCCACTCCCCACTCCCCAAATTATGTTTGTTGATTTCTTCATTAAGCGGCCAGTCTTTTCTACAGTCTGCGCGTTAATTATTTTACTCATCGGAGCAATCAGTATTCCCACTCTCCCTATTGCCCGCTTCCCAGATATTAGTCCTACTCAAATCAACGTTGCTGCTAACTATACTGGCGCGAGTGCAGAGGTAGTTGAAAGTGGCGTAACGAATATCTTAGAACGGCAAATTAACGGTGTTGAGGGTGTTAAATATATTACTTCCAGCAGCAGTAACGATGGCTCTAGTAACATTACAGTTACTTTTGAGGCCTCGCGGGATAAAGATATTGCTGCCGTCGATGTCCAAAATCGTGTTTCTGCGGCTGAAGCCCAACTACCAGATGTTGTGCAACGTACAGGGGTACGGGTAACTAAGCAATCTAATAATATTTTGCTAGCGATCGGCTTGTACACCGATAATCAGGAATATGACAATATCTTTCTCAGCAATTACGCAGACCTTTACTTAGCAGATGCTTTAAAAAGAGTTAAAGGTGTAGGTAATGTGCAGATTTTTGGCGAACGTCGCTATGCGATGCGTCTATGGCTAGATCCCAATCGCCTCGCTAGTCGGGGTTTAACTACAGCCGATGTCTCCAGGGCGCTGACGGAACAAAACTTGCAAGTTGGTGCGGGAAGAATTGGCCAAGAACCAGCACCCAAAGGACAACAATATCAACTTGATGTACGTGCTGTTAGCCGATTAACGGATACAAAAGAATTTGAAGAACTTGTCCTAAAAACTGAAAATGATGGCACTTTAGTTAAACTCAGAGATGTCGGTAGAGCCGAACTAGGGGCAGAAAATTACAATACATTTTTACGATTTCGCGCCAAAGATGCCGTTGGTTTAGGGATTTATCAAGTTCCTGGGAGTAACGCCTTGGATGTAGCCAGGGGAGTGAAAGAGGAAATGGCGCGATTAGCTCCGAGTTTTCCCCCAGGGATGAAATATCAAGTAGCTTTCGACACCACAATGTTTGTTGAAGAATCTCTGTCAGAAGTAGTCAAGACGCTATTAATGGCAGTGGTGCTGGTGGTGCTAGTGATTTTTGTGTTTTTACAAGACTGGCGCACTACCTTAATTCCAGCATTAACAATTCCTTTGGCTTTAATTGGGACATTCGCTTTTGTCAAAGCTTTTAACTTTTCGATTAATAGTTTGACCTTGTTTGGTTTGACTCTGGCATCGGGGATGGTGGTAGACGATGCGATTGTTGTAGTTGAACAAATTAGCCGTTTTATTCAAGATAAGGGTGTCAATCCTCGCCGTGCTGCTAGTGAGTCAATGGCAGAACTGTTTGGTGCAGTTATCGCTACTTCTTTAGTATTGATGGCGGTGTTTATTCCTGTGGCATTCTTCCCCGGAACTACTGGCGCACTTTATCGCCAATTTGCCTTAACTATCGCCTTCTCGATTGTCATTTCGACTTTTTTGGCTTTGACTCTGACACCATCTTTGTGTGCTTTGTTACTGCGTCAAGGACAAAAACCATCAGGCTGGCTGGGTTGGATGTTTGATCAGTTTAATCGCTTTCTTGATGGGGTAAGGGAAAAATATAGGCGATCGCTTGTTTTCCTCACCCACATCAAAGGCATTATCATTGGTCTATTCATTGTTTCCTTGGGCATGACAGCATGGCTTTATACCTCAGTTCCCACAGCCTTTTTACCCGATGAAGACCAAGGTTATTTCATTACCATTATTCAAGGGCCGCAAGGGGTTTCACTGCAATACACTAGCGATGTGATGGCACAGGTAGAAAAAGAAATCCTGCCACTACCTGAAGTTGTCGGTACCTTTGCTGTCGGAGGCTTTGGTTTTAGTGGTAGCACTGCCAATACTGGGGTTATTTTTACTACCTTAAAGCCTTGGGCTGAACGTACTAGACCCGATCAATCAGTACAAGCAATTATCGGGAAATTGCGCGGAAAACTATTATCTATCCCAGAAGCCAGAGTCTTTCCTGTTAATCCCCCAGGAATTCAAGGTTTGGGCAACTTTGGCGGTTTTACCTTTCAACTCCAAGATCGCAGAGGGAATAGCGGCTTAGAAGATTTGGTGCAGACAATGGGGCAATTACTAGGACGCGCCAATCAAACACCAGGATTACAAGCGGTGTTTAGTACCTTTGCGGCGAATACACCACAGCTATTGGTGGAAGTAGACCGCAACAAAGCCAAAGCCCTACAAGTTGCTATAGATGATATTTTTAGCACCTTACAAACTGCGTTGGGTTCTCAATATGTAAATGATTTCAATCTGCAACAGCGTAATTATCGAGTGTATATACAAGCAGACAAACAGTTTCGCGCTAACCCCAAAGATATTGAACAATTGTATGTGCGATCGCAAACTAATCAAATGATTCCCCTCAGCAACTTAGTCAAAATTAGTTCTGTAGTGGGAGCGCAAACCATCAACCACTATAATCTGTTCCGTT carries:
- a CDS encoding efflux RND transporter permease subunit, coding for MFVDFFIKRPVFSTVCALIILLIGAISIPTLPIARFPDISPTQINVAANYTGASAEVVESGVTNILERQINGVEGVKYITSSSSNDGSSNITVTFEASRDKDIAAVDVQNRVSAAEAQLPDVVQRTGVRVTKQSNNILLAIGLYTDNQEYDNIFLSNYADLYLADALKRVKGVGNVQIFGERRYAMRLWLDPNRLASRGLTTADVSRALTEQNLQVGAGRIGQEPAPKGQQYQLDVRAVSRLTDTKEFEELVLKTENDGTLVKLRDVGRAELGAENYNTFLRFRAKDAVGLGIYQVPGSNALDVARGVKEEMARLAPSFPPGMKYQVAFDTTMFVEESLSEVVKTLLMAVVLVVLVIFVFLQDWRTTLIPALTIPLALIGTFAFVKAFNFSINSLTLFGLTLASGMVVDDAIVVVEQISRFIQDKGVNPRRAASESMAELFGAVIATSLVLMAVFIPVAFFPGTTGALYRQFALTIAFSIVISTFLALTLTPSLCALLLRQGQKPSGWLGWMFDQFNRFLDGVREKYRRSLVFLTHIKGIIIGLFIVSLGMTAWLYTSVPTAFLPDEDQGYFITIIQGPQGVSLQYTSDVMAQVEKEILPLPEVVGTFAVGGFGFSGSTANTGVIFTTLKPWAERTRPDQSVQAIIGKLRGKLLSIPEARVFPVNPPGIQGLGNFGGFTFQLQDRRGNSGLEDLVQTMGQLLGRANQTPGLQAVFSTFAANTPQLLVEVDRNKAKALQVAIDDIFSTLQTALGSQYVNDFNLQQRNYRVYIQADKQFRANPKDIEQLYVRSQTNQMIPLSNLVKISSVVGAQTINHYNLFRSIEINGAAAPGFSSGDALQKMAQLAQEILPPGYGYEWSGTSLEEQESGGLAPLIFGLGLVFVFLVLAAQYENYIDPMIILLSVPLAIFGALVAQSMRGFANDVYCQIGLVMLIGLASKNAILIVEFANQLHEQGLPIAKAAIEAAQERLRPILMTAFSTLIGIFPLTIATGAGAGSRQSLGTAVFGGMLIATFLSLFVVPVLYIVIKTMTEGLFKSNQKPALETGATSLDRKTAASVTKNHD
- a CDS encoding efflux RND transporter periplasmic adaptor subunit, whose amino-acid sequence is MSQSDNSQSSVPVDIENSTDDETQESSLVEAEKQSIPNPRWPVIVGIILVIAGGGFGWKWWQSSMAGNAPPGMAAGKPMGIPVKLATIETETLQESSVFVGSLEAPRSVVLSPEIDGRVSQILVKEGDRIQEGQVVVRLESDDVQAQLLQAKASLEQSRARLAELKAGTRSEEIAQARARVAQAQARLTDAQTGARPQEIAQAEAQIESAKSDLELAQSRAKRYEQLRKEGAVSQDVLEGYLREQRSAEARLRESQKRLEQLQKSRSSDITELEAALEQQRQNLRQLENGARPEEIAQARSQVTQAAAQVKAAEVQVRYTNVLAPFTGIVGDIPVRVGSFVSQGDQLTTLTRNSALELNISIPINQATQLRTGLPVQMLDAQGNPTATGKISFIEPNANANSQTVLAKATFSNGTGQLLNRQLVQAKVIWNERPGVLIPVTAVSRLGGETFVFVAQAPEKPQPGAPPLVAVQKSVKLGAIEGNNYQILEGLKAGDQVVVSGILNLTNGAPIMEGNRE
- a CDS encoding PspA/IM30 family protein; translated protein: MELIKRIVRVVNANLNSLLGSAEDPEKVLEQTVMEMQENLLLLRQGVAQAIATQKRTERQAASAQSTAEEWYRRAQLALQQGNEPLAKEALTKRHAYLETATALTNQIQQQNDIVVRLKQDMRTLELKISEAKTKKDMYIARARAAAASYKLQDMLSEVSATSSLSAFERMEEKVLQIEAQSEAISQLDSNDLEKQFASLATANDVDGELAAMKAQALEDANKTQPQQLPESQNSEKLGNP
- a CDS encoding PspA/IM30 family protein; the protein is MGLFDRIKRVVGANLNDLVSKAEDPEKMLEQAILEMQEDLVQLRQGVAQAIAAQKRTEKQYNDAQNEINKWQRNAQLALQKGDENLARQALERKKTYTETSTALKTSLDQQSTQVETLKRNLIQLESKLSEAKTKKEMLKARITTAKAQEQLQGMVRGMNTSSAMAAFERMEEKVLMQEARAQSAAELAGADLETQFARLEAGSDVDDELAALKASLAPATPPNQPQLPPQQEQQSTAPKSNEVVDSELEALRKQLDQM